In Trichocoleus sp., the DNA window TGGCGGCAGCAAGCTGGAGCAGGTCAAGAGTACGACGCACCATAAAGTAGTCTCGCACGCCCGCCTGACGCAATCTACCCGATTCAAGTTCGGGTTGCCAGAGACGTGTGGCAAGTTCTTGCTCGGTTTCAGGACGCAGCCGCAGCGGGAAGGGAGCTTTGAGGCGTAATTGCTCTGTCAGCAGCGGGAAGAAGAGCATCACTTCATCCTGAAAAAAGCCTAGGGGCGTTACGGAGTCAAATCGATATCTGCCCTGAGTTTCTGCTGCAATGCGATCGGCAAGATCGAGACGGTTATCCCCGATCGCCGCAAAAATCAAAGCTGTCTGTGTGTAGGTTTGGCGTTGCCGCTCATCGCTTGCCCATCCAGCAAACTGCTGGATCAAACGAGCCGTCTTGCCGCTTTGCGTTGCACCTGTAATCCAAACCGAATCAGGAAACACCAATCGTCACCCAATGAATTTGTTATGATACTTCCTAATCTAGCGTTAGAATTGGAGATCGTTTCGATTTACTTTCAGCTTCATTACCTGCATTTGATGTGACTTCGTTGTTCATCTAGCCCAAACTTTATTTGGGTTATTTTGACGCCTCAAAAACACTTCAGAATATTATTCACTGCCTTCACTTATCGCGCTTGTTAGTGATGTCAAATAACCCTGATTCGGCAATGAAAAACTCGGCTTTGGCTTCTCTAAAAGGGTATTTCCGCAATGCCAATCGCTGGTGGCTCAAAACTCCGGAACGTGCCCTCAATGAAGCTTACGAAGCAGCTTTGGCAATCAAGAGCCTGGAAGATGCTCATTTTGACGGCAATCGAATTGCAGCGAATACAGGAAACTACAGCAGAAGTGCTGAAACTTACTTTCAGTCAGAGCTTAAAAAATATTTGGACATTATTAAAATTCGTCTAGCAGAATTCAAGACGAGCAGTTCAATTATTCGTCTTTCCAATCAATCCATTACTGAAGTTCAACTTGAGGACAACAACAATGATCTACGATCGATTAGCGTTATCGATCGTCCTGGTTTAATCCTGAAGAAACTGCGCTTCATTGATGACGTATTGGCAAGATATGAGACAAGAGAGACCAATCCAGGTTCAGTTCTGGTTGTCTCAGAGCCAAAGCAAATTAGCCCAACGAACCCGCAGGCAGTTGTTGTCGAACCGAGTGATAATTCCCGACGCAAAAACAAAACTCAAGGTCGGGCAGACATGAAATCACTGACAGACAAAACAGGCGTGCTGCCGCGATCGATCCTGGAAACGGTCGATCGAATTAAGCGAGACCTTGATCCTGAAGCGGAACAAGAGATAGTTCAAGAGTTTCGCAGTTCTCGTTCTAGAACAAATGTTGCTTTGCGGTTCGTCTTGCTGCTCGTTATCATTCCGCTCCTGACTCAACAAGTTACTAAGAATTTTGTGGTTGGTCCAATTGTTGACCATTACCGAATCAATAAAGAGCAGGTTGCCATCTTCCTCAATACTGAAATGGAAGAAGAAGCGCTGACTGAGCTACAGCGATATCAAGAGCGACTGAGGTTTGAAACGCTGATTGGTCAGGCAGAACCCAGAAGCGAAGAAGAAATTTTGGATCTGGTGCGGGAAAAAGCAGATGAAATTAAGCAGGAATATATTAATGAAGGCTCGGACGCCATTAAAAATATTTTTGCTGACTTAGCAGGGTTTGCGGCATTTGCGATCGTGCTTTTTACCAGCAGACGCGAAGTTCAAGTGCTGAAAACCTTTATGGATCAGCTTGTCTATGGACTTAGCGACAGTGCTAAAGCCTTTATCATTATTTTGTTTACAGATATCTTCGTTGGCTTTCACTCACCTCATGGATGGGAAGTCATTTTAGAGGGTGTTTCAAAGCATTTTGGTTTACCTGCCAACAGAGATTTTATCTTTCTATTTATTGCGACCTTTCCAGTCATCCTTGATACGATTTTCAAGTACTGGATTTTCCGCTACTTAAATCGTGTCTCGCCTTCTGCGGTTGCCACCTATCGCAATATGAATGAGTAGCAATCATCAATTCGTTTTTTGGGGTAAATTCTTTAAACTGGTTGATCCCTGTTCGTTTAGTGATGTAACAGCAGGAAAATTAAAAAATGTTTAAAACTCTTGCCAGTTAAGGCGAAAATAGGGTTAGAACGACGAGACATCCCGTCAGTACAAGGATATCAGTGCTACGATTTCTTCAAGAGAAGAAATGAGGACATTACGAAGGAAAAACGCTTCATGTTGCAAGAAGTAGATAAGTCAATATCCTTTGATGGTAGGGATATTCGGCTCAAAGTGGGTTTGCTTGCCCCCCAAGCAGGCGGTTCAGTATTAATTCAATCTGAAGAAACAGCCGTTTTTGTCACAGCAACGCGGGCTGCGGCAAGGGAAGGAATTGATTTTCTACCCCTCACAGTAGATTACGAAGAGCGACTTTATGCCGCCGGACGGATTCCTGGCGGTTTTTTGCGCCGTGAAGGTCGTCCTCCAGAACGAGCGACGCTGATCAGTCGTTTAATCGATCGCCCAATTCGCCCTCTATTTCCCAGTTGGCTGCGCGACGATATTCAAATTGTGGCAACGACCATGTCACTTGATGAGCGGGTGCCGCCCGACATTTTGGCAGTGACCGGAGCCTCGATCGCTACACTTCTGGCAGGGATTCCCTTTAATGGTCCGATGGCAGCCGTGCGCGTCGGCTTAGTCGGTGATGACTTTATCATTAATCCCACCTATCAAGAAATTGAAAAAGGCGATTTAGATCTCGTCGTTGCTGGATCACCCGACGGTGTGATCATGGTGGAAGCTGGGGCGAATCAGTTGCCTGAGCAAGATGTGATCGAGGCGATCGACTTTGGTTATGAAGTGATCCGCGATCTGATCCAGGCACAGCGCGACCTGCTAGAAGAACTGGGCATCGAAATCGTGCGGGAAGCACCGCCCGTCGTAGACTCGACGCTGGAAAACTTTATCACCGAACGAGCCAAAGGCTCTGTTAAGCAAATCCTGACCAAGTTTGATCTGACAAAACCAGAGCGGGATGCAGAGCTGGACGCCGTTAAAGAAACGATCGTTGCGGCAATCGAAGAACTGCCTGAAGAAGATCCAGTCAAGACTGCGGCAGGTGCTAACCCCAAGGCGTTGGGCAATACCTACAAGGACATCACCAAAAAGCTGATGCGCCGCCAGATTGTAGAAGATAATGTGCGTGTCGATGGTCGCAAGCTCGATGAAGTGCGTCCCATTAGCTGCCGAACTGGGCTACTTCCTTCGCGAGTGCATGGGAGTGGGCTATTTCAACGGGGTTTAACGCAAGTCTTGTCTGTGGTGACGCTGGGTACACCGGGAGAAGCGCAGGAACTCGATGATCTGCACCCGGATGAACAAAAGCGGTATATGCACCACTACAACTTTCCCCCCTACTCGGTCGGTGAAACAAAGCCGATGCGATCGCCGGGGCGACGGGAGATTGGGCATGGTGCTCTGGCAGAACGCGCTTTGATTCCAGTGATTCCACCCAGGGAGAAGTTTCCTTATGTGGTGCGGGTGGTTTCTGAGGTGTTGTCCTCTAATGGTTCGACTTCAATGGGGTCGGTTTGTGGCTCCACGCTGGCGCTGATGGATGCAGGTGTGCCCATTATCAAGCCTGTTAGTGGGGCAGCAATGGGGCTGATCAAAGAAGGAGACGAGGTTCGTATCCTTACAGACATCCAGGGCATTGAAGACTTTTTGGGCGATATGGACTTCAAGGTTGCCGGAACAGAAGACGGCATTACTGCGCTCCAGATGGACATGAAGATCACGGGCTTGTCGCTCGATGTCGTGGCACAAGCGATTAACCAGGCACGTTCTGCCAGAATTCACATTCTGGAAAAAATGCTGTCTGCGATCGACAAGCCGCGTGGAGAGCTTTCCCCTTATGCGCCGCGTCTGCTGACCATTAAGATCGATCCAGAATTGATCGGCATGATCATTGGTCCCGGTGGTAAAACGATCAAGGGCATTACCGAGCAAACCGGAGCCAAGATCGACATCGAGGATGATGGAACGGTCACAATCTCGGCAGTCGATCGCGATAAAGCCAAGCAGGCTCGCGCCATTATTGAAGGCATGACCAAGAAGCTCAGTACCGGAGATGTCTTTGTCGGTAAAGTGACAAGGATTATCCCGATCGGGGCGTTTGTGGAGTTCCTGCCTGGCAAGGAAGGGATGATCCACATCTCACAACTGGCAGACTATCGCGTTGGCAAGGTCGAGGACGAAGTGTCTGTTGGCGATGAAGTGATCATCAAAGTACGCGAGATCGACAATCGTGGACGGGTCAACCTGACTCGGTTAGGGATTCATCCTGATGAGGCGGCGGCGGCAAGAGAAGCAGCAACAAAATAGAGCGTAGAGAACAGGAGTGAAGAGTCAAGGGAACGCTTGATCAAACTCGCTGATTCGACGCAATTTGATTGAAGGGGACATCTCAAATGAGGTGTCCTTTTGTTTGATGAAAACCCTGATAAACTGCGGAATGGTAGCTTTTAATCGCATCTTGATCCCGTGAGAAATGAGAGCTGTACAATAAAGCAACAATTGCAGGTGGACGGCTCTTCTCGATAAGCCAGGTTGTAAAGAAATGCTTTGCAGCTTGACTCTGGAGCAGTCTAAGGAACCCTAATGGTTGGTTTGGTGTTTGCTGCCCTAGCACGATCGGTTTAGACATAAACGAAAAGGGCTGCAAATGATGTTTTTGTCCTGGCTCCCTCGTTCTCTCATAGCAACAAACCTGATACCGGCATGGCAATTTTACATGGAAGCTGGATCATTCCGCCTCAAGGGCATTCAGCCCAGTCTGAGCAGGAGTTGCAAGATGCAAACTCGACGTTTCAAGACGGCTATTTCTTCATCTGGGGAGAAGTTTGGCGGCGGGTTGAGCCGATCGAAGTTGAGCAGCGCGGAGAGGATGCAACACGGGAAGCAGCAGAAAATACTGCTGGAGTGAAATCATGCTTACAGCTAAGCCCCTTTGCAATGAGCCTGGAGGAGTTGCGAGATTTCCTTCGCTCGCGGATTCGCCTGGGGCAGATGAATTGGGCGGTGGCAGAGTTTCCCCTGGAAGAACCTGCTGTAGCAGGACAGTCTCGGTCTCGAAAGCGGCAAACTGCTCTGCCTGAAATAAAGGTTCCTGGCTGCTGGCAATCGGTTTTGCTGGCGCTGCCGACCCACCAAATCCCAGCGGCTCCGGAGCAGATAGCGATCGTTCCACAGCATTCTGGTTCTGCTGGTTTGCCTTCGCTCAGTCAAGAATCCGGCGAGGTGTCATCAGAGGCTTCACTAACGCTCTGGGCTTGGCAAGTGGAGGGAATTCGGCTGACGCTTCTAGAAGCCATTCAACTGCTGCAATCACTGCCGCTTAGCTCAGTGCAGGCAGATGAGCTTTCCTGGATTGGGGCTGATTTGCGCTTCTGGTCTCATATTGCTCGCTGGCATTTAGATCTGCTGGCACGCGCCAAGTTTCTGCCCATTCTGGAACCGCAGGAGAATGCAGCGATCGTTCGCTGGCAGGTTTTGATCGACAGTTCTTTGGATCAGGCAAGGCTAGAGCAATTTGCTCGTCAGATGCCTCCGGTTTGTCGCACGTATGTTTCAAGGCAGGAGAACGCAGGTGCAGAAGACGCAGAGCAGGCAAGACTCTCAGAACCCGATCAATTCCCTGTTTCTCGTTTCCCATTCCCTCATAGCCTGCTGTTGAGCTTTCTGAATCAGGCAACGGATATTCAAGTTCGATCGATCGCTGCTTCGCAACCTTTACCAACGGCTCCGCTGATCAAGGATGTACCGTTGCGCGAGTGGCTTCAAGCGTTAGGCGCAGTTGCGAAAGTTCAGGCTGATCCAGTGCGGCTCGATCGACTTCAGGCATTGCTCAAAAACTGGACGGCTCCGCTTCAGCCCTATTTAAGCCAGCAGCTTGCAGCCTTTCGGACTTGCTTCTATCTTCATCCACCCCCAACTGGACAGAGTGACTGGACTCTAGAGTATTTCTTGCAGGCAACCAATGATTCTGAGTTTTTGGTTAGTGCGCGAACGGTCTGGAATAATCCGGTGGCGCGGCTGGAATATATGGGACGAACGATCGAAGCACCGCAAGAAACGCTGTTGGCAGGGTTGGGGTTAGCCTCACGGCTTTATCCAATTATTGAGCCAAGTTTGCAGGCGCAAAAGCCTCAGTTTTCTAAGCTCAATCCGCTTCAGGTCTATGAGTTTCTCAAGTCCACGGCATGGCGATTGCAGGATAGTGGGTTTGGTGTAGTGCTGCCGCCGAGCCTATCGCAGCAGGAGGGATGGGCAAATCGGTTGGGGCTGCGGATTCAGGCAGAAACGCCTTCACTAAAGGCAAACCAGCGGCTAGGGCTGCAAAGTCTGCTGAATTTTAAGTGGGAACTGACGATCGGCGGACAGCGGCTTTCCAAGGTAGAGTTTGATCGCTTAGTTGCCCTGAATACGCCACTCGTGGAAATCAATGGTGAGTGGGTAGAACTGCGACCGCAAGATATTAAAGCAGCTCAGACCTTTTTTGCCAGCCGCAAGGATCAAATGGCGCTGTCGCTGGAGGATGCGCTTCGCATCAGTACCGGAGATACGCAGGTGATCGAAAAACTGCCGGTACTGGGATTTGAGGCATCTGGGGCACTGCAAAACCTGATCAATGCGCTGACTCAGGGCAACCAAAATGTGGAATCGATCGCCATTCCAGAACAGTTTCGCGGCGAGTTGCGCCCTTATCAGGTGCGGGGGGCTTCCTGGCTGGCATTTTTGGAGCGGTGGGGACTGGGAGCCTGCCTTGCCGATGATATGGGCTTGGGCAAAACAATCCAGTTCATTGCGCTGATGCTTTATCTGAAAGAACAGGAGGTGCTAGAAAAACCGACTTTGTTGATCTGTCCTACTTCGGTGTTGGGGAACTGGGAACGAGAGGTCAAACGGTTTGGACCAACGCTGAAAATTTTGGTGCATCACGGTGACAAGCGATCGCAGGGCAAAGCCTTTGCCAAAGCCGTCAAAGACAAACATTTGCTGATTACAAGCTATCCGCTGGTTCATCGAGATTTGAAGGACTTGCAGGCAGTCTCCTGGCAGGGAATTGTCTTGGACGAAGCACAAAACGTGAAAAACTCAGACTCAAAACAGTCGCAAGCGGTGCGCCAGCTTGATGCCCAATTCCGGATTGCCCTGACTGGAACCCCAGTGGAAAACCGCCTGGCAGAACTCTGGTCAATCATGGATTTTCTCAACCCAGGCTATTTAGGACCGAAAAATTTCTTTCAGCGTCGCTTTGCCATCCCGATCGAACGCTACGGCGATACTGCTTCACTCAAAACCCTGCGTTCGCTTGTCCAGCCCTTTATTTTGCGCCGCCTCAAAACCGATCGCTCCATCATTCAAGACTTGCCTGAAAAACAGGAAATGACCGTTTTCTGTGGCTTAACCGAGGAGCAAGCCAACCTCTATCAAAAATTAGTCGAACAGTCTTTAGTCGATATTGAATCTGCAGAAGGCATTCAGCGTAAAGGCAAAATTCTTGCCCTGATTACCCATCTCAAGCAGGTTTGCAACCATCCCGTTCTTTACAAAAGCAAGGCGGCAGACTCTCCATTCGCCATTACCGATGGTTCTCTGCCCAACCATTCTGGCAAAGTGCAACGATTGGAAGCCATGCTCGAAGAAGTGTTAGCCGAGGGCGATCGCTGCCTCATCTTCACCCAGTTTGCCGAGTGGGGTAAGCTGCTGCAAGCCTATCTAGCCCAGCGATTTAGCCGGGAAGTGTTGTTTCTTTACGGCAGCACCTCCAAGAAGCATCGCGAAGAAATGGTCGATCGCTTCCAGAATGACCCACAGGCTCCGCGCATTTTTCTTTTGTCGCTCAAGGCAGGCGGCGTTGGCTTAAATTTGACTCGCGCCAATCATGTCTTTCATTTCGATCGCTGGTGGAATCCGGCAGTCGAAAATCAGGCGACCGATCGTGTCTTTCGGATTGGACAAACTCGCAATGTGCAGGTGCATAAGTTTGTCTGCACAGGCACCCTAGAAGAGCGAATTCATGAACTGATTGAAAGCAAAAAAACGCTTTCGGAACAGGTCGTAGGCGCAGGTGAAAATTGGCTGACTGAACTCGACACAGACGCTCTGAGAAACTTACTGCTGCTCGATCGATCGGCGGTGATTGAAGATGAGGAATGAGGAGCGTTAGAAGCTCAAAACAGAACCAGGGGGGCATTTCACCTGATTCTCCTTGATTTCAATTGCAACGGGAGCAACCAAAGAAGGCTGTTGAGTTTCGCAAATCGCAGCACGGGTATTCACTACAAGCCCAGTTTTTCCTGGCTCAAAATAAACAATTCCGGCGTAGCTCTTCAACCCCTGTTGCTTTGGAGTTGCCGTGACGATCGCATTTGAGGCATCTGCTGTGACAATTCGATATTGGTAATTGAGCGATTGCGGGTTCAATTCCAGCTCTGGCAAGGAAGTTGCAAAGCGAGCCTGGCTGACGAAAAAGGTTTGCTGTCCTCGATTCACTGCCACAATCGCTGATTTTGCCTCAATCTGCTGGGTCAAATTCGCCTGATACTGCAGTGAAGGCGCAATCAAAGCCCAACTCATCAATAAAAAACCTAGCAGCAAGTAAAAGGGGCTGGCAAAGCAAATGCCAACAATAGACAAAATCTTTGCTGTTTCTGAAGCAGATTTGGCTCCTTCATAGTCATGCTGCTGGTATCTTTCCTTTACCTGCTTGGCAAAAATTAAAGCGGCAATTCCAAGCGGCGGAAAAGCGAGAAACGTCACCAGCAGCGATAGAACAAAATGCGATCGAGGGCAGAGCGTGGGTGGCTCGATCGCCTCGTCATTGAGTAAGGTCGGGGCAGCCTTGCGAGGGGAAGACTGAGATTTCTCTGAAGAATAGACCGTTACTTTGGGGATGATTCGGGAAGTTTTGGGTTTACTGGCTGGTGATGGAGCCGTTCTGTCAGAGACGCTACTTCCTGTCGAGACAACAGAGTAGGGTTCAGAAACAGATGGCATTCCCTTGATGGTGTGAGGCGCGAGCCTGATTTCTTCACTCCAGGCTGGCTGTTCCGCTCCGGTTTGCTTGCCGTAGATGCGAACTTGATCGA includes these proteins:
- a CDS encoding proton extrusion protein PcxA is translated as MKNSALASLKGYFRNANRWWLKTPERALNEAYEAALAIKSLEDAHFDGNRIAANTGNYSRSAETYFQSELKKYLDIIKIRLAEFKTSSSIIRLSNQSITEVQLEDNNNDLRSISVIDRPGLILKKLRFIDDVLARYETRETNPGSVLVVSEPKQISPTNPQAVVVEPSDNSRRKNKTQGRADMKSLTDKTGVLPRSILETVDRIKRDLDPEAEQEIVQEFRSSRSRTNVALRFVLLLVIIPLLTQQVTKNFVVGPIVDHYRINKEQVAIFLNTEMEEEALTELQRYQERLRFETLIGQAEPRSEEEILDLVREKADEIKQEYINEGSDAIKNIFADLAGFAAFAIVLFTSRREVQVLKTFMDQLVYGLSDSAKAFIIILFTDIFVGFHSPHGWEVILEGVSKHFGLPANRDFIFLFIATFPVILDTIFKYWIFRYLNRVSPSAVATYRNMNE
- a CDS encoding polyribonucleotide nucleotidyltransferase, with translation MLQEVDKSISFDGRDIRLKVGLLAPQAGGSVLIQSEETAVFVTATRAAAREGIDFLPLTVDYEERLYAAGRIPGGFLRREGRPPERATLISRLIDRPIRPLFPSWLRDDIQIVATTMSLDERVPPDILAVTGASIATLLAGIPFNGPMAAVRVGLVGDDFIINPTYQEIEKGDLDLVVAGSPDGVIMVEAGANQLPEQDVIEAIDFGYEVIRDLIQAQRDLLEELGIEIVREAPPVVDSTLENFITERAKGSVKQILTKFDLTKPERDAELDAVKETIVAAIEELPEEDPVKTAAGANPKALGNTYKDITKKLMRRQIVEDNVRVDGRKLDEVRPISCRTGLLPSRVHGSGLFQRGLTQVLSVVTLGTPGEAQELDDLHPDEQKRYMHHYNFPPYSVGETKPMRSPGRREIGHGALAERALIPVIPPREKFPYVVRVVSEVLSSNGSTSMGSVCGSTLALMDAGVPIIKPVSGAAMGLIKEGDEVRILTDIQGIEDFLGDMDFKVAGTEDGITALQMDMKITGLSLDVVAQAINQARSARIHILEKMLSAIDKPRGELSPYAPRLLTIKIDPELIGMIIGPGGKTIKGITEQTGAKIDIEDDGTVTISAVDRDKAKQARAIIEGMTKKLSTGDVFVGKVTRIIPIGAFVEFLPGKEGMIHISQLADYRVGKVEDEVSVGDEVIIKVREIDNRGRVNLTRLGIHPDEAAAAREAATK
- a CDS encoding DEAD/DEAH box helicase, with the translated sequence MAILHGSWIIPPQGHSAQSEQELQDANSTFQDGYFFIWGEVWRRVEPIEVEQRGEDATREAAENTAGVKSCLQLSPFAMSLEELRDFLRSRIRLGQMNWAVAEFPLEEPAVAGQSRSRKRQTALPEIKVPGCWQSVLLALPTHQIPAAPEQIAIVPQHSGSAGLPSLSQESGEVSSEASLTLWAWQVEGIRLTLLEAIQLLQSLPLSSVQADELSWIGADLRFWSHIARWHLDLLARAKFLPILEPQENAAIVRWQVLIDSSLDQARLEQFARQMPPVCRTYVSRQENAGAEDAEQARLSEPDQFPVSRFPFPHSLLLSFLNQATDIQVRSIAASQPLPTAPLIKDVPLREWLQALGAVAKVQADPVRLDRLQALLKNWTAPLQPYLSQQLAAFRTCFYLHPPPTGQSDWTLEYFLQATNDSEFLVSARTVWNNPVARLEYMGRTIEAPQETLLAGLGLASRLYPIIEPSLQAQKPQFSKLNPLQVYEFLKSTAWRLQDSGFGVVLPPSLSQQEGWANRLGLRIQAETPSLKANQRLGLQSLLNFKWELTIGGQRLSKVEFDRLVALNTPLVEINGEWVELRPQDIKAAQTFFASRKDQMALSLEDALRISTGDTQVIEKLPVLGFEASGALQNLINALTQGNQNVESIAIPEQFRGELRPYQVRGASWLAFLERWGLGACLADDMGLGKTIQFIALMLYLKEQEVLEKPTLLICPTSVLGNWEREVKRFGPTLKILVHHGDKRSQGKAFAKAVKDKHLLITSYPLVHRDLKDLQAVSWQGIVLDEAQNVKNSDSKQSQAVRQLDAQFRIALTGTPVENRLAELWSIMDFLNPGYLGPKNFFQRRFAIPIERYGDTASLKTLRSLVQPFILRRLKTDRSIIQDLPEKQEMTVFCGLTEEQANLYQKLVEQSLVDIESAEGIQRKGKILALITHLKQVCNHPVLYKSKAADSPFAITDGSLPNHSGKVQRLEAMLEEVLAEGDRCLIFTQFAEWGKLLQAYLAQRFSREVLFLYGSTSKKHREEMVDRFQNDPQAPRIFLLSLKAGGVGLNLTRANHVFHFDRWWNPAVENQATDRVFRIGQTRNVQVHKFVCTGTLEERIHELIESKKTLSEQVVGAGENWLTELDTDALRNLLLLDRSAVIEDEE
- a CDS encoding type IV pilin-like G/H family protein, whose product is MTLQQPNLLVLAKQGNVKAIATLIQHQLEPQGIQVKAALKEHCLYILLEAAQPLSQLSLVHLIQQGIQKLGLETIDQVRIYGKQTGAEQPAWSEEIRLAPHTIKGMPSVSEPYSVVSTGSSVSDRTAPSPASKPKTSRIIPKVTVYSSEKSQSSPRKAAPTLLNDEAIEPPTLCPRSHFVLSLLVTFLAFPPLGIAALIFAKQVKERYQQHDYEGAKSASETAKILSIVGICFASPFYLLLGFLLMSWALIAPSLQYQANLTQQIEAKSAIVAVNRGQQTFFVSQARFATSLPELELNPQSLNYQYRIVTADASNAIVTATPKQQGLKSYAGIVYFEPGKTGLVVNTRAAICETQQPSLVAPVAIEIKENQVKCPPGSVLSF